A stretch of Lathyrus oleraceus cultivar Zhongwan6 chromosome 6, CAAS_Psat_ZW6_1.0, whole genome shotgun sequence DNA encodes these proteins:
- the LOC127092274 gene encoding 3-ketoacyl-CoA synthase 11, which produces MENHKNQTVSIQPKQERTKLPNFLISVKLKYVKLGYHYVISNAMYLFLIPLFGAASAHLSTISYHDVIQLYENLKFNLISVTLCSSLMVFLVTLYFMSRPRGVYLVDFACYKPKQDYTCTREIFMNRSELTGTFSDENLAFQKKILERSGLGQKTSLPPALLTVPPNPSMAEARKEAEEVMFGAIDQLLEKTGVKAKDIGILVVNCSLFNPTPSLSAMIVNHYKLRGNVQSYNLGGMGCSAGLISIDLAKQLLQVHPNSYALVVSMENITLNWYFGNNRPMLVSNCLFRMGGSAILLSNKPSDSKRAKYQLIHTVRTHKGADDKSYGCVFQEEDEKRSVGVSLSKDLMAVAGEALKTNITTLGPLVLPMSEQLLFFATLVARKAFKMKIKPYIPDFKLAFEHFCIHAGGRAVLDELEKNLDLSDWHMEPSRMTLYRFGNTSSSSLWYELAYTESKGRIRKGDRTWQIAFGSGFKCNSAVWRALKTVDPAKEKNPWMDEIHEFPVHVPKVETVGKTS; this is translated from the exons ATGGAAAATCACAAGAACCAAACTGTTTCTATTCAACCTAAACAAGAAAGAACAAAACTTCCAAATTTTCTTATATCTGTGAAGCTTAAGTATGTGAAACTAGGTTACCATTACGTAATCTCAAACGCTATGTACCTTTTTCTCATACCACTTTTTGGAGCAGCTTCAGCTCATTTATCAACAATCTCATACCATGATGTTATTCAGCTTTATGAGAATCTCAAATTCAATCTCATATCAGTAACTCTATGTTCTAGTCTTATGGTGTTTCTTGTCACACTTTATTTCATGAGTCGTCCTAGAGGTGTTTACTTGGTTGATTTTGCATGTTATAAACCAAAACAAGATTATACATGTACTAGAGAGATTTTCATGAATAGGTCTGAGTTAACAGGTACTTTTTCTGATGAGAATTTAGCTTTTCAGAAAAAGATACTTGAGAGATCTGGTTTAGGACAAAAGACTTCTTTGCCTCCAGCATTGTTGACTGTTCCACCAAACCCTAGTATGGCTGAAGCAAGGAAAGAAGCTGAGGAGGTTATGTTTGGTGCTATTGATCAGCTTTTGGAGAAAACTGGTGTTAAGGCTAAGGATATTGGGATTTTGGTTGTGAATTGTAGTTTGTTTAATCCTACACCTTCTCTTTCTGCTATGATTGTGAATCATTATAAGCTAAGAGGGAATGTTCAAAGCTATAATCTTGGTGGTATGGGTTGTAGTGCTGGACTTATCTCTATTGACCTTGCTAAGCAGCTTCTTCAG GTTCATCCAAACTCTTATGCCTTAGTGGTAAGCATGGAGAATATCACACTCAACTGGTATTTTGGCAACAACAGACCAATGTTAGTCTCAAACTGTCTCTTCAGAATGGGAGGATCAGCAATTCTCCTCTCCAACAAACCATCTGACAGCAAAAGAGCCAAATACCAACTGATCCACACCGTCCGGACTCACAAAGGCGCAGACGACAAATCCTACGGCTGCGTCTTTCAAGAAGAAGACGAGAAGAGATCAGTTGGTGTATCACTCTCAAAAGATCTAATGGCCGTCGCCGGAGAAGCACTTAAAACAAACATCACAACACTTGGTCCATTAGTCCTACCTATGTCTGAACAGCTTCTGTTTTTCGCGACTTTGGTCGCAAGAAAAGCCTTCAAGATGAAAATAAAACCATACATTCCTGATTTTAAGTTAGCTTTTGAACATTTTTGTATTCATGCTGGTGGAAGAGCTGTTTTGGATGAGTTAGAGAAAAATCTTGATCTTAGTGATTGGCATATGGAGCCATCAAGGATGACGCTTTATAGATTTGGTAACACTTCTAGTAGCTCATTGTGGTATGAATTGGCTTATACTGAATCTAAAGGGAGGATTAGAAAAGGTGATAGAACATGGCAAATTGCATTTGGTTCTGGATTTAAGTGTAATAGTGCTGTGTGGCGCGCATTGAAGACCGTTGATCCTGCTAAGGAGAAGAATCCATGGATGGATGAGATTCATGAGTTTCCTGTTCATGTGCCTAAAGTGGAAACCGTTGGGAAAACAAGTTAG